One region of Glycine max cultivar Williams 82 chromosome 9, Glycine_max_v4.0, whole genome shotgun sequence genomic DNA includes:
- the LOC100778241 gene encoding miraculin, with amino-acid sequence MKMTLVTLVLIVALSTKALLGAAGPAPEQVLDTSGKIVRARSSYYIVPASPDLGGLDMASTGADCPLDVVAIDGYQGQPLIFTPVNFNKGVIRVSTDLNIYFPVATSCPQTTVWKLKDYDYSTSQWFVTTGGDFGNPGSQTMANWFKIEKYEDAYKLVYCPSVCNDCSYPCSDIGIYQDQYGKRLALSSEPYKVKFLRA; translated from the coding sequence ATGAAGATGACATTGGTAACATTGGTCCTTATAGTTGCCTTGAGCACAAAGGCACTTCTTGGTGCAGCTGGTCCTGCACCTGAGCAAGTGCTGGACACATCAGGGAAGATAGTTCGAGCTCGTTCGAGTTACTACATCGTTCCGGCTTCCCCCGATTTAGGTGGCCTTGATATGGCAAGCACAGGTGCAGATTGCCCACTTGATGTTGTAGCTATTGATGGTTACCAAGGCCAGCCTTTGATCTTTACACCTGTTAATTTTAACAAAGGTGTCATTCGTGTTTCCACTGATCTCAACATCTATTTCCCCGTTGCCACAAGTTGTCCACAGACCACAGTGTGGAAGCTTAAGGACTATGATTATTCAACATCACAGTGGTTTGTGACTACTGGTGGTGATTTCGGCAACCCCGGTTCACAAACCATGGCGAATTGGTTCAAGATTGAGAAGTATGAGGATGCTTACAAGTTGGTCTACTGTCCAAGTGTGTGCAACGATTGCAGTTATCCATGCAGTGATATTGGAATATACCAGGATCAATATGGCAAGCGTCTTGCACTAAGTTCTGAACCATACAAAGTGAAGTTCCTGCGGGCTTAA